In Strigops habroptila isolate Jane chromosome 4, bStrHab1.2.pri, whole genome shotgun sequence, a single genomic region encodes these proteins:
- the XPO6 gene encoding exportin-6 isoform X3 encodes MASEEASLRALESLMTEFFHNCTTNERKREIEELLNNFAQQIGAWRFCLYFLSSTRNDYVMMYSLTVFENLINKMWLGVPSQDKMEIRSCLPKLLLAHHKTLPYFIRNKLCKVIVDIGRQDWPMFYHDFFTNILQLIQSPVTTPLGLIMLKTTSEELACPREDLSVARKEELRKLLLDQVQTVLGLLTGILESIWDKHSATAATPPPSPTSGESGDLLSSLLQSPSAAKLLNQPIPILDTESECICSLALECLAHLFSWIPLSTSITPSLLTTIFHFARFGCDTRVRKMSSVNGSSQNSVLGQERGRLGVLAMSCINELMSKNCVPMEFEEYLLRMFQQTFYLLQKITKENNAHTVKSRLEELDESYIEKFTDFLRLFVSVHLRRIESYSQFPVVEFLALLFKYTFHQPTHEGYFSCLDIWTLFLDYLTSKIKSRLADKEAVLNRYEDALVLLLTEVLNRIQFRYNQAQLEELDDETLDDDVRSRVEQGQLQQQTEWQRYLRQSLEVVAKVMELLPTHAFSTLFPVLQDNLEVYLGLQQFVVTSGTGHRLNITAENDCRRLHCSLRDLSSLLQAVGRLAEYFIGDVFAARFNDALTVVERLVKVTLYGSQIKLYNIETAVPSVLKPDLIDVHAQSLAALQAYAHWLAQFYSEVHRQNPEQFISLVSTTLEAITPLISSKVQEKLLLSACHLLVSLATTVRPVFLISIPAVQKVFNRITDTSAQQLPDKAQVLVCRALSNVLLLPWPNLPESEQQWAVRSTNHASLISALTREYRQLKSNAILPQRKVQLEDTKVIIHQTLSVLEDIVESISGESTKSRQICYQSLQESVQVSLALFPAFIHQSDVTDEMLSFFLTLFQGLRVQMGVPFTEQIIQTFLNMFTREQLAESILHEGSTGCRVVEKFLKILQVVVQEPGQVFKPFLPSVISLCMEQVYPIIAERSSPDVKAELFELLFRVLHHNWRYFFKSSVLASVQRGVAEEQMENEAQFSAIMQAFGQSFLQPDIHLFKQNLFYLETLNTKQKLYHKKIFRTTMLFQFVNVLLQVLVHKSHDLLQEEIGIATYNMASVDFDGFYSAFLPEFLASCDGVDSNQKNVLGRNFKMDRDLPSFTQNVHRLVNDLRYYRLCNDSLPPGTVKL; translated from the exons aaccTGATCAATAAGATGTGGCTTGGGGTCCCATCTCAAGACAAAATGGAGATCCGCAGCTGCCTGCCCAAGCTCCTTCTGGCTCACCATAAAACTCTGCCTTACTTCATCAGGAACAAGCTCTGCAAAGTCATTGTGGATATTGGCCGGCAAGACTGGCCAATGTTCTACCATGACTTTTTCACTAATATCTTGCAG TTAATTCAGTCTCCCGTGACCACTCCTCTGGGACTGATAATGTTGAAAACTACTTCGGAAGAACTGGCATGTCCAAGGGAAGATCTTAGCGTGGCCCGGAAAGAAGAGCTCCGCAAGCTGCTCCTAGACCAGGTGCAAACAGTGCTTGGGCTCCTCACAG GTATTTTGGAGAGCATCTGGGACAAACACAGTGCTACTGCTGCCACTCCACCACCATCCCCAACTTCAGGAGAAAGTG GTGACCTGTTGAGTAGCCTGTTGCAGAGTCCCAGTGCAGCCAAACTATTGAACCAGCCAATCCCCATCCTTGATACAGAAAGTGAATGCATATGTTCCCTGGCGCTGGAGTGCCTGGCACACCTCTTCAGCTGGATCCCTTTGTCTACTAGCATCACTCCATCACTCCTCACCACCATTTTCCACTTTGCTCGCTTCGGCTGCGACACCCGCGTGCGGAAGATGTCTTCTGTGAATGGCAGCAGCCAGAACTCGGTGTTGGGACAGGAGCGTGGCCGCCTTGGCGTCTTGGCTATGTCTTGCATCAATGAACTGATGTCCAAGAACTGTGTGCCTATGGAGTTTGAAGAGTATTTGCTACGGATGTTCCAGCAGACTTTCTACCTCCTGCAGAAGATTACCAAGGAGAACAACGCCCATACGGTGAAGAGCCGGCTAGAGGAACTGGATGAAAG CTACATTGAGAAGTTTACGGATTTTCTCCGTCTCTTTGTGAGTGTCCACCTACGACGAATTGAATCCTACTCCCAGTTCCCTGTGGTTGAGTTTCTGGCACTGTTGTTCAAATACACTTTTCATCAG CCTACACATGAAGGTTACTTTTCTTGCTTGGACATCTGGACACTCTTCTTGGACTACCTGACTAGCAAAATCAAAAGTCGTCTGGCAGACAAAGAAGCAGTACTCAACAG GTACGAAGATGCCTTGGTTCTGTTGCTGACAGAGGTGTTGAATCGAATCCAGTTCAGGTATAACCAGGCacagctggaggagctggatgaCGAGACACTGGATGATGATGTAAGGAGCAGAGTTGAACAAGGACAGCTACAG CAGCAGACCGAGTGGCAGCGGTACTTGCGCCAGAGCTTGGAAGTGGTTGCAAAAGTCATGGAGCTCTTGCCAACTCATGCCTTCTCCACACTA TTTCCAGTTCTGCAGGATAACTTGGAAGTATATCTGGGACTCCAACAGTTTGTGGTCACTTCAGGGACAG GTCACAGGCTGAACATCACTGCAGAAAATGATTGCCGCCGCTTGCACTGCTCCTTAAGGGACCTGAGCTCCTTGCTGCAGGCCGTCGGGCGCTTAGCAGAGTACTTCATTGGGGATGTGTTTGCTGCCAGGTTCAATGATGCTCTGACAGTGGTGGAGAG GTTGGTAAAAGTAACGCTGTACGGATCCCAGATTAAACTGTACAACATTGAAACCGCAGTACCATCTGTACTGAAACCTGACCTTATCGATGT GCACGCTCAGTccctggcagcactgcaggccTATGCACACTGGCTGGCACAGTTCTACAGTGAAGTTCACCGCCAGAACCCGGAGCAGTTCATCTCGCTCGTCTCCACCACTCTGGAGGCTATCACACCCCTCATCAGCTCAAAG GTGCAGGAGAAGTTGCTGCTGTCTGCGTGCCACCTGCTAGTCTCTTTAGCCACCACAGTGCGACCAGTGTTCTTGATCAGCATCCCAGCAGTACAGAAGGTGTTCAACAGGATCACAGACACTTCTGCTCAGCAGCTTCCTGATAAG GCCCAGGTGCTGGTGTGCAGAGCACTGTCAAACGTCTTGTTGCTGCCCTGGCCAAACCTTCCAGAGAGTGAGCAGCAGTGGGCAGTTCGTTCCACCAACCACGCCAGCCTCATCTCTGCCCTCACGAGGGAATACCGTCAGCTCAAATCCAATGCCATCTTGCCACAGAGGAAGGTGCAGCTGGAGGACA CCAAAGTGATCATCCATCAGACACTCAGCGTTTTAGAAGATATTGTAGAAAGTATCTCTGGAGAATCCACCAAGTCTCGACAGATCTGTTATCAGTCGCTGCAAGAATCCGTGCAGGTCTCACTAGCCCTCTTCCCAGCTTTCATTCATCAGTCAG ATGTGACAGATGAGATGCTGAGCTTCTTCCTCACTCTGTTTCAAGGACTGAGGGTGCAGATGGGAGTGCCTTTCACTGAGCAGATCATACAGACCTTCCTAAACATGTTCACCAG GGAGCAGTTGGCAGAGAGCATCCTCCATGAGGGCAGCACTGGCTGTCGGGTGGTGGAGAAGTTCCTGAAAATACTGCAAGTGGTGGTACAAGAGCCAGGCCAAGTATTCAAACCTTTTCTACCCAGTGTCATCTCACTGTGCATGGAGCAGGTCTACCCCATCATTGCGGAG CGCTCATCTCCTGATGTGAAAGCAGAGTTGTTCGAGCTGCTTTTCCGGGTCCTCCACCATAACTGGCGGTACTTCTTCAAATCTAGTGTGCTGGCTAGTGTCCAAAGAGGAGTAGCAGAAGAGCAGATGGAGAACGAAGCACAGTTCAGTGCCATTATGCAG GCGTTTGGCCAGTCCTTCCTGCAACCTGACATTCACCTGTTCAAGCAGAATCTCTTCTACTTGGAGACGCTGAACACCAAGCAGAAGCTGTATCACAAG AAGATCTTCCGGACAACCATGCTGTTCCAGTTTGTGAACGTGCTACTTCAGGTGCTTGTCCACAAGTCGCATGACCTGCTCCAGGAGGAGATTGGCATTGCCACCTACAATATGGCCTCAGTGGACTTTGATGGCTTCTACTCAGCCTTTCTCCCTGAGTTCCTGGCCAGCTGTGATGGTGTGGACTCAAACCAGAAAAACGTGCTGGGAAGGAACTTCAAAATGGACAGG gatcTGCCATCGTTTACCCAGAATGTGCACAGACTGGTGAATGACCTGCGTTACTACAGACTCTGCAACGACAGTTTGCCCCCTGGAACTGTGAAACTATAG
- the XPO6 gene encoding exportin-6 isoform X11, translated as MASEEASLRALESLMTEFFHNCTTNERKREIEELLNNFAQQIGAWRFCLYFLSSTRNDYVMMYSLTVFENLINKMWLGVPSQDKMEIRSCLPKLLLAHHKTLPYFIRNKLCKVIVDIGRQDWPMFYHDFFTNILQLIQSPVTTPLGLIMLKTTSEELACPREDLSVARKEELRKLLLDQVQTVLGLLTGILESIWDKHSATAATPPPSPTSGESGDLLSSLLQSPSAAKLLNQPIPILDTESECICSLALECLAHLFSWIPLSTSITPSLLTTIFHFARFGCDTRVRKMSSVNGSSQNSVLGQERGRLGVLAMSCINELMSKNCVPMEFEEYLLRMFQQTFYLLQKITKENNAHTVKSRLEELDESYIEKFTDFLRLFVSVHLRRIESYSQFPVVEFLALLFKYTFHQPTHEGYFSCLDIWTLFLDYLTSKIKSRLADKEAVLNRYEDALVLLLTEVLNRIQFRYNQAQLEELDDETLDDDVRSRVEQGQLQVQILTLALQQTEWQRYLRQSLEVVAKVMELLPTHAFSTLFPVLQDNLEVYLGLQQFVVTSGTGHRLNITAENDCRRLHCSLRDLSSLLQAVGRLAEYFIGDVFAARFNDALTVVERLVKVTLYGSQIKLYNIETAVPSVLKPDLIDVHAQSLAALQAYAHWLAQFYSEVHRQNPEQFISLVSTTLEAITPLISSKVQEKLLLSACHLLVSLATTVRPVFLISIPAVQKVFNRITDTSAQQLPDKAQVLVCRALSNVLLLPWPNLPESEQQWAVRSTNHASLISALTREYRQLKSNAILPQRKVQLEDTKVIIHQTLSVLEDIVESISGESTKSRQICYQSLQESVQVSLALFPAFIHQSDVTDEMLSFFLTLFQGLRVQMGVPFTEQIIQTFLNMFTREQLAESILHEGSTGCRVVEKFLKILQVVVQEPGQVFKPFLPSVISLCMEQVYPIIAERSSPDVKAELFELLFRVLHHNWRYFFKSSVLASVQRGVAEEQMENEAQFSAIMQAFGQSFLQPDIHLFKQNLFYLETLNTKQKLYHKLKQPCAAMP; from the exons aaccTGATCAATAAGATGTGGCTTGGGGTCCCATCTCAAGACAAAATGGAGATCCGCAGCTGCCTGCCCAAGCTCCTTCTGGCTCACCATAAAACTCTGCCTTACTTCATCAGGAACAAGCTCTGCAAAGTCATTGTGGATATTGGCCGGCAAGACTGGCCAATGTTCTACCATGACTTTTTCACTAATATCTTGCAG TTAATTCAGTCTCCCGTGACCACTCCTCTGGGACTGATAATGTTGAAAACTACTTCGGAAGAACTGGCATGTCCAAGGGAAGATCTTAGCGTGGCCCGGAAAGAAGAGCTCCGCAAGCTGCTCCTAGACCAGGTGCAAACAGTGCTTGGGCTCCTCACAG GTATTTTGGAGAGCATCTGGGACAAACACAGTGCTACTGCTGCCACTCCACCACCATCCCCAACTTCAGGAGAAAGTG GTGACCTGTTGAGTAGCCTGTTGCAGAGTCCCAGTGCAGCCAAACTATTGAACCAGCCAATCCCCATCCTTGATACAGAAAGTGAATGCATATGTTCCCTGGCGCTGGAGTGCCTGGCACACCTCTTCAGCTGGATCCCTTTGTCTACTAGCATCACTCCATCACTCCTCACCACCATTTTCCACTTTGCTCGCTTCGGCTGCGACACCCGCGTGCGGAAGATGTCTTCTGTGAATGGCAGCAGCCAGAACTCGGTGTTGGGACAGGAGCGTGGCCGCCTTGGCGTCTTGGCTATGTCTTGCATCAATGAACTGATGTCCAAGAACTGTGTGCCTATGGAGTTTGAAGAGTATTTGCTACGGATGTTCCAGCAGACTTTCTACCTCCTGCAGAAGATTACCAAGGAGAACAACGCCCATACGGTGAAGAGCCGGCTAGAGGAACTGGATGAAAG CTACATTGAGAAGTTTACGGATTTTCTCCGTCTCTTTGTGAGTGTCCACCTACGACGAATTGAATCCTACTCCCAGTTCCCTGTGGTTGAGTTTCTGGCACTGTTGTTCAAATACACTTTTCATCAG CCTACACATGAAGGTTACTTTTCTTGCTTGGACATCTGGACACTCTTCTTGGACTACCTGACTAGCAAAATCAAAAGTCGTCTGGCAGACAAAGAAGCAGTACTCAACAG GTACGAAGATGCCTTGGTTCTGTTGCTGACAGAGGTGTTGAATCGAATCCAGTTCAGGTATAACCAGGCacagctggaggagctggatgaCGAGACACTGGATGATGATGTAAGGAGCAGAGTTGAACAAGGACAGCTACAGGTCCAGATATTAACTCTTGCACTG CAGCAGACCGAGTGGCAGCGGTACTTGCGCCAGAGCTTGGAAGTGGTTGCAAAAGTCATGGAGCTCTTGCCAACTCATGCCTTCTCCACACTA TTTCCAGTTCTGCAGGATAACTTGGAAGTATATCTGGGACTCCAACAGTTTGTGGTCACTTCAGGGACAG GTCACAGGCTGAACATCACTGCAGAAAATGATTGCCGCCGCTTGCACTGCTCCTTAAGGGACCTGAGCTCCTTGCTGCAGGCCGTCGGGCGCTTAGCAGAGTACTTCATTGGGGATGTGTTTGCTGCCAGGTTCAATGATGCTCTGACAGTGGTGGAGAG GTTGGTAAAAGTAACGCTGTACGGATCCCAGATTAAACTGTACAACATTGAAACCGCAGTACCATCTGTACTGAAACCTGACCTTATCGATGT GCACGCTCAGTccctggcagcactgcaggccTATGCACACTGGCTGGCACAGTTCTACAGTGAAGTTCACCGCCAGAACCCGGAGCAGTTCATCTCGCTCGTCTCCACCACTCTGGAGGCTATCACACCCCTCATCAGCTCAAAG GTGCAGGAGAAGTTGCTGCTGTCTGCGTGCCACCTGCTAGTCTCTTTAGCCACCACAGTGCGACCAGTGTTCTTGATCAGCATCCCAGCAGTACAGAAGGTGTTCAACAGGATCACAGACACTTCTGCTCAGCAGCTTCCTGATAAG GCCCAGGTGCTGGTGTGCAGAGCACTGTCAAACGTCTTGTTGCTGCCCTGGCCAAACCTTCCAGAGAGTGAGCAGCAGTGGGCAGTTCGTTCCACCAACCACGCCAGCCTCATCTCTGCCCTCACGAGGGAATACCGTCAGCTCAAATCCAATGCCATCTTGCCACAGAGGAAGGTGCAGCTGGAGGACA CCAAAGTGATCATCCATCAGACACTCAGCGTTTTAGAAGATATTGTAGAAAGTATCTCTGGAGAATCCACCAAGTCTCGACAGATCTGTTATCAGTCGCTGCAAGAATCCGTGCAGGTCTCACTAGCCCTCTTCCCAGCTTTCATTCATCAGTCAG ATGTGACAGATGAGATGCTGAGCTTCTTCCTCACTCTGTTTCAAGGACTGAGGGTGCAGATGGGAGTGCCTTTCACTGAGCAGATCATACAGACCTTCCTAAACATGTTCACCAG GGAGCAGTTGGCAGAGAGCATCCTCCATGAGGGCAGCACTGGCTGTCGGGTGGTGGAGAAGTTCCTGAAAATACTGCAAGTGGTGGTACAAGAGCCAGGCCAAGTATTCAAACCTTTTCTACCCAGTGTCATCTCACTGTGCATGGAGCAGGTCTACCCCATCATTGCGGAG CGCTCATCTCCTGATGTGAAAGCAGAGTTGTTCGAGCTGCTTTTCCGGGTCCTCCACCATAACTGGCGGTACTTCTTCAAATCTAGTGTGCTGGCTAGTGTCCAAAGAGGAGTAGCAGAAGAGCAGATGGAGAACGAAGCACAGTTCAGTGCCATTATGCAG GCGTTTGGCCAGTCCTTCCTGCAACCTGACATTCACCTGTTCAAGCAGAATCTCTTCTACTTGGAGACGCTGAACACCAAGCAGAAGCTGTATCACAAG TTGAAGCAGCCCTGTGCAGCCATGCCTTAA